A single window of uncultured Fusobacterium sp. DNA harbors:
- a CDS encoding helix-turn-helix domain-containing protein has product MKQLKAYKFRIYPRDEQKIFFSKTFGCVRLVYNLMLND; this is encoded by the coding sequence TGAAACAACTAAAAGCATATAAATTTAGAATTTATCCAAGGGATGAACAAAAGATATTCTTTAGTAAAACTTTTGGTTGTGTTCGTCTTGTCTACAACCTTATGCTAAATGATA